The following are encoded together in the Bradyrhizobium genosp. L genome:
- a CDS encoding RNA polymerase sigma factor, with the protein MSDMLRQIEPVIPALRRYARALVRNHAAADDLVQDCLERAVGHWHQRREDGNPRPWLFAILHNLAVNQFRRAATRGQHVTIDEAPEHAIGQNAEQEQKLMYQDVMGKLSRLPDEQRAVLLLVAVEDLSYAEAANVLNIPVGTVMSRLSRARERLQQELERSAGIQPSNVVQLRSNS; encoded by the coding sequence ATGAGCGACATGCTGCGCCAGATCGAGCCGGTGATTCCAGCGTTGCGCCGCTATGCGCGCGCGCTGGTCCGCAACCACGCGGCCGCCGACGATCTGGTGCAGGACTGCCTCGAGCGCGCCGTTGGGCATTGGCACCAGCGGCGCGAGGACGGCAATCCACGGCCGTGGCTGTTTGCGATCCTGCACAATCTCGCGGTCAACCAGTTCCGCCGCGCGGCAACGCGTGGCCAGCATGTCACCATCGACGAGGCGCCCGAACACGCGATCGGGCAGAATGCGGAGCAGGAACAGAAGCTGATGTATCAGGACGTGATGGGGAAGCTTTCCAGGCTGCCCGACGAGCAGCGCGCGGTGCTGCTGCTGGTTGCCGTCGAGGACCTGAGCTATGCCGAGGCGGCCAACGTCCTCAACATTCCCGTCGGCACCGTGATGTCGCGCTTGTCGCGGGCGCGCGAGAGATTGCAGCAGGAGCTCGAAAGGTCCGCCGGAATCCAGCCAAGCAATGTCGTGCAGTTGCGGAGCAATTCATGA
- a CDS encoding DUF305 domain-containing protein, translating to MNFRLIRPGLALLGMRVLLAFAAPSVVLAHDEHHPAQNAPTSAEESAFLAENETAMTKMMNDMAAKPVGDVDRDFVAMMTPHHQGAIDMAVIELRYGKNEQLRRIAQEIIVEQQQEIDAMKLAIGEPVTASAPAPTQAAPAAPPAHDHMNMSHEMKMQESK from the coding sequence ATGAATTTTCGATTGATCCGACCCGGCCTCGCGCTGCTCGGCATGCGCGTGCTGCTCGCCTTTGCCGCACCCTCGGTGGTGCTGGCACATGACGAGCATCATCCGGCTCAAAACGCGCCGACTTCCGCCGAGGAAAGCGCCTTCCTCGCCGAGAACGAAACCGCGATGACCAAGATGATGAACGACATGGCCGCGAAGCCTGTCGGCGACGTCGATCGCGATTTCGTCGCGATGATGACGCCGCACCATCAGGGCGCGATCGACATGGCCGTGATCGAGCTGCGCTACGGCAAGAACGAGCAGCTGCGCCGCATCGCGCAGGAGATCATCGTCGAGCAGCAGCAGGAGATCGACGCCATGAAGCTCGCGATCGGCGAGCCGGTCACCGCCTCCGCGCCGGCCCCGACGCAAGCCGCTCCGGCGGCACCGCCCGCGCACGATCACATGAACATGTCCCACGAGATGAAGATGCAGGAGAGCAAGTGA
- a CDS encoding ISNCY family transposase translates to MIKFLDILGRYEALEFNQLEAAELLGVGERTFRRWCQRYEEDGEAGLLDRRLGKASGRRVPVDCADEVEALYRTRYAGFTAKHFHEHLVKDHRFNWSYTWTKTFLQSKGLLKKARRRGAHRRKRPRRPLPGMLLHQDGSRHQWLEGQPMFDLIVTLDDATSAIYSAFLVEEEGTGSTFRALEEVFGRHGLPLSLYTDRGSHYFQTATAGGAVDRVALTQVGRALAHLGVEHIAAYSPQARGRSERVFQTLQDRLTKELALAGIATVEAANLFIREVYLPAHNARFAVKPEQDGSAFVAIAGIDLGEILCVQEERQVGNDNCVSFNRLKLQIPESPLRAHFVKARVKVRQYHDGTHAIFHGPRCLGRYDRSGAAVDIPIAA, encoded by the coding sequence ATGATCAAGTTTCTGGACATTTTGGGCCGGTACGAGGCTTTGGAGTTCAACCAGTTGGAAGCAGCGGAGCTTTTGGGTGTCGGTGAACGGACGTTTCGGCGGTGGTGTCAGCGCTACGAAGAGGACGGCGAGGCGGGGTTGCTGGATCGTCGGCTCGGCAAGGCTTCCGGCCGGCGGGTTCCGGTTGACTGTGCAGACGAGGTGGAAGCGCTTTATCGCACGCGCTACGCCGGCTTCACGGCGAAGCATTTTCACGAGCATCTGGTGAAGGATCATCGCTTCAATTGGAGCTACACCTGGACCAAGACCTTCCTGCAGTCGAAGGGGCTTCTGAAGAAGGCCCGCCGCCGCGGCGCACACCGACGCAAGCGTCCGCGCCGGCCGTTACCGGGGATGCTTCTGCATCAGGACGGATCGCGGCATCAATGGCTCGAAGGGCAGCCGATGTTCGATCTGATCGTGACCCTGGATGACGCGACGAGCGCAATCTATTCGGCGTTCCTCGTCGAGGAAGAAGGTACCGGCTCGACCTTCCGCGCGCTGGAGGAAGTGTTTGGCCGGCATGGCCTGCCATTGAGCCTCTACACCGATCGGGGCTCGCATTACTTTCAGACGGCGACGGCTGGCGGCGCGGTCGATCGCGTGGCGCTGACCCAGGTCGGCCGGGCGCTGGCACATCTGGGTGTCGAACATATCGCGGCTTATTCGCCGCAAGCGCGGGGCCGTTCCGAGCGTGTCTTTCAGACGCTGCAAGACCGGCTGACCAAGGAGCTGGCATTGGCCGGGATCGCCACGGTGGAGGCCGCCAATTTATTTATTCGCGAGGTCTACCTGCCGGCCCACAACGCCCGTTTTGCCGTCAAGCCCGAGCAGGACGGCAGCGCTTTCGTCGCGATTGCGGGTATCGATCTCGGCGAGATTCTTTGCGTGCAGGAGGAGAGGCAGGTCGGCAACGACAATTGCGTGTCGTTCAACCGCTTGAAGTTGCAGATCCCGGAGAGTCCTTTGCGCGCGCATTTCGTCAAGGCGCGGGTCAAGGTCCGTCAGTACCACGACGGCACCCACGCCATCTTCCACGGCCCGCGTTGTCTCGGTCGCTATGACCGCAGCGGCGCGGCCGTGGACATACCGATTGCCGCTTAA
- a CDS encoding YncE family protein — protein MNRQFRKALLASTVVAMSTTAFAGQAPGAASAADIPISHHDRVYAAEQFSNTVSVTDPVDNKLLGVIRLGDPQPGNFSPLYKGQVLVHGMGYSPDHRTLAIVSIGSNSVSFIDTTTNTVKHVTYVGRSPHEAFFTPDGKEVWVTVRGENYISVIDAQSFKETTRIEVPPGPGMQIFSPDGKYGYICSSFNPETDVVSVADHQIVAKVKQESPFCPNIAATPDGEQVWFTLKDIGKTQVFNAKPPFNPIKTIDTGPITNHVNFARTPKGTFAYVTIGGTNQVKVFRTDDFSQVATIPVGNLPHGIWPSGDGTRIYVGLENADALAAIDTATNKVISNIPIGQAPQAIAYVPEAAPNPDDRTNLQSLGVAGQVAHLALAPKQEVKGATSPTSVSLFDQGLIQIVQASVTGLEPKQRYVLGLAEHADGGGMVEPLAAFMTNPAGSAIVNAAGPIRQIVQSSVKAEKRYLVIAAGEPSKLGAVVQVQAP, from the coding sequence ATGAACCGTCAATTCCGTAAGGCCCTGTTGGCCTCGACCGTGGTCGCGATGTCGACCACCGCCTTCGCCGGACAGGCGCCCGGCGCCGCATCCGCGGCCGATATCCCGATCAGCCATCACGACCGCGTCTATGCCGCGGAGCAGTTCTCGAACACGGTGTCGGTCACCGATCCCGTCGACAACAAACTGCTCGGCGTGATCAGGCTCGGCGACCCGCAGCCGGGCAATTTCAGCCCGCTCTACAAGGGCCAGGTGCTGGTGCACGGCATGGGCTATTCCCCCGACCACCGCACCCTTGCCATCGTCTCGATCGGCTCGAACTCGGTGAGCTTCATCGATACGACGACCAACACGGTCAAGCACGTCACCTATGTCGGGCGTTCGCCGCATGAGGCGTTCTTCACCCCCGACGGCAAGGAGGTCTGGGTCACCGTGCGCGGCGAGAACTACATCTCGGTGATCGACGCGCAGAGCTTCAAGGAAACGACACGCATCGAGGTGCCACCCGGGCCGGGCATGCAGATCTTCTCACCCGACGGCAAATACGGCTACATCTGCTCGTCGTTCAATCCGGAGACCGATGTCGTCTCGGTTGCCGACCACCAGATCGTCGCAAAGGTGAAGCAGGAAAGCCCGTTCTGCCCGAACATCGCGGCGACGCCCGATGGCGAGCAGGTCTGGTTCACGCTGAAGGATATCGGCAAGACCCAGGTGTTCAACGCCAAGCCGCCGTTCAATCCGATCAAGACCATCGACACCGGGCCGATCACCAACCACGTCAACTTCGCGAGGACCCCCAAGGGCACCTTCGCCTATGTGACGATCGGCGGCACCAACCAGGTCAAGGTGTTCAGGACCGACGACTTCTCGCAAGTCGCCACCATTCCCGTGGGCAATCTCCCGCACGGCATCTGGCCGTCCGGCGACGGCACACGGATCTATGTCGGCCTCGAGAATGCCGACGCGCTGGCTGCGATCGACACCGCGACCAACAAGGTGATATCAAACATCCCGATCGGCCAGGCGCCGCAGGCGATCGCCTATGTGCCTGAGGCCGCGCCCAATCCGGACGACCGGACGAACCTGCAAAGCCTCGGCGTCGCCGGCCAGGTCGCGCACCTCGCGCTCGCGCCGAAACAGGAGGTCAAGGGCGCGACGTCGCCGACCAGCGTCTCGCTGTTCGACCAGGGCCTGATCCAGATCGTGCAGGCCTCCGTCACCGGCCTCGAGCCGAAGCAGCGCTACGTGCTGGGGCTCGCCGAGCATGCCGACGGCGGCGGCATGGTGGAGCCGCTCGCGGCGTTCATGACCAACCCTGCGGGGTCTGCGATCGTCAACGCCGCTGGTCCGATCCGGCAGATCGTGCAAAGCTCGGTGAAGGCCGAAAAGCGCTATCTCGTGATCGCGGCCGGAGAGCCATCGAAGCTCGGCGCGGTCGTCCAGGTTCAGGCCCCATGA
- a CDS encoding LLM class flavin-dependent oxidoreductase produces the protein MSVEFIGFVTNNNSSEIIVRSGPILNPPYIETVAKAHELAGFDRALLAFHSTTPDALQVAQHVLTITKTLKVMIAQRPGFTAPTLLARQLATLDQFYGGRVSLHVITGGNAIELRQDGNTLDDKDERYARTDEFLDVVRLEWTSEKPFNYSGKYYNVENGFSQVKPLQKGGIYTFVGGGSDAAIEVAGKHADTFALWGESYAQVRDVTARVRAAAAKHGRPTPRFSLSVRPILADTEEKAWKKADAILERATALQDQTGYRRPNHATDGAKRLLALADQGARIDKRLWTEIAKLTGANSNTTALVGTPEQVAEVFADYYDLGVSHFLIRGFDPLVDAIDYGRELIPLTRKLIAARDEQRGIAAE, from the coding sequence ATGTCCGTCGAGTTCATCGGCTTCGTCACCAACAACAATTCCTCCGAGATCATCGTGCGCTCGGGTCCGATCCTCAATCCGCCCTATATCGAGACGGTCGCGAAAGCCCATGAGCTCGCCGGCTTCGACCGCGCGCTGCTGGCGTTCCATTCGACGACGCCCGACGCACTGCAGGTCGCGCAGCATGTGCTGACCATCACCAAGACGCTGAAGGTGATGATCGCACAGCGCCCGGGCTTCACGGCGCCGACGCTCTTGGCGAGGCAACTCGCGACGCTCGACCAGTTCTATGGCGGCCGCGTCTCGCTGCATGTCATCACCGGGGGCAACGCCATCGAGCTGCGCCAGGACGGCAACACACTCGACGACAAGGACGAGCGCTACGCCCGCACCGACGAGTTCCTCGACGTGGTGAGGCTGGAATGGACCAGCGAGAAGCCGTTCAACTACAGCGGAAAATACTACAACGTCGAGAACGGTTTCTCGCAGGTGAAGCCGCTGCAGAAGGGCGGCATCTACACCTTCGTCGGCGGTGGCTCGGACGCTGCGATCGAGGTCGCCGGCAAGCATGCCGATACGTTCGCGCTGTGGGGCGAATCCTACGCCCAGGTGCGCGACGTCACCGCACGGGTGCGTGCCGCCGCGGCCAAGCACGGCCGGCCGACGCCGCGCTTCAGCCTCTCGGTGCGGCCGATCCTCGCGGATACCGAGGAGAAGGCCTGGAAGAAGGCCGACGCCATCCTCGAGCGCGCCACCGCGTTGCAGGACCAGACCGGTTATCGCCGCCCCAATCACGCCACCGACGGCGCCAAGCGGCTGCTCGCGCTCGCCGACCAGGGGGCGCGCATCGACAAGCGGCTGTGGACCGAGATCGCGAAATTGACCGGCGCCAACAGCAACACCACGGCACTGGTCGGCACGCCCGAGCAGGTCGCCGAAGTGTTCGCCGACTATTACGACCTCGGCGTCAGCCATTTCCTGATCCGCGGCTTCGATCCACTGGTCGACGCCATCGACTATGGCCGTGAGCTGATCCCGCTGACGCGCAAGCTGATCGCGGCGCGCGACGAGCAGCGCGGGATTGCGGCAGAATGA
- a CDS encoding CmcJ/NvfI family oxidoreductase — MGLQETRIESLPFVTAELNYLAPTPGKPRTYAFDPPPGEPRSTALPEPHNVPIFDGRLIADGFSLDREGFALVKHPTAVRDFYDDNEVRKVYYPAVEAFLKATLKADRVFIFDHTVRKRVEGAADIRGAGPRQPATRVHVDQTAVSGHNRVFEHLPGEAEQLIKGRVQVINLWRPIRGPLRDSPLAMADGTTVAPEDLIASDLIYRNRSGETYSVKYNPNHRWFYIPEMMPDEAILLKCYDSATDGRTRFGPHTAFIDPTTPADAAPRESIELRTLVFHKQ; from the coding sequence GTGGGCCTTCAAGAAACTCGCATCGAGTCGCTGCCGTTCGTTACCGCCGAACTCAATTACCTCGCACCGACGCCGGGCAAGCCCCGGACCTACGCTTTCGATCCGCCGCCCGGCGAACCCAGATCCACCGCGCTGCCCGAACCGCACAATGTCCCGATCTTCGACGGCCGCCTGATCGCGGACGGCTTCTCGCTGGATCGCGAGGGCTTTGCGCTGGTCAAGCATCCGACCGCGGTCAGGGATTTCTACGACGACAATGAAGTCCGCAAGGTCTACTACCCGGCGGTCGAGGCCTTCCTGAAGGCGACGCTGAAGGCCGACCGGGTCTTCATCTTCGATCACACCGTGCGCAAGCGCGTCGAGGGTGCGGCGGATATCCGCGGCGCCGGTCCGCGCCAGCCCGCGACCCGGGTCCACGTCGACCAGACCGCGGTCTCCGGCCATAACCGCGTGTTCGAGCATCTGCCCGGTGAGGCCGAGCAGTTGATCAAGGGCCGCGTCCAGGTGATCAATCTGTGGCGGCCGATCCGCGGGCCGTTGCGCGATTCACCACTGGCGATGGCCGACGGCACGACGGTGGCACCCGAGGATCTGATCGCCTCCGATTTGATCTATCGGAACCGCAGCGGCGAGACCTATTCGGTGAAGTACAATCCGAACCATCGCTGGTTCTACATCCCCGAGATGATGCCGGACGAGGCGATCCTGTTGAAGTGCTACGACTCGGCGACCGACGGCCGCACCCGCTTCGGACCGCATACGGCGTTCATCGATCCGACCACGCCGGCCGACGCCGCCCCGCGCGAAAGCATCGAGCTGCGCACGCTGGTGTTCCACAAGCAATAG
- a CDS encoding anti-sigma factor family protein — MSNRPIAEDDLHAYVDRALEPEREAEVAAYLEGHPDVAKRIADYSEQRRLLRSALAPIAEEPLPPQLNLSRIIESRRRRPSSIRWAIAAMLMLAIGGVSGWVIRGETLPPAGGLAALAQEASDSYHVYASDRSRPVELRDSTELAAWVSSRLRQPVKLPDLSQSGYRFMGGRVVPTAHGPAAMFMYDDDHGDRLVMLTRPMATDQNAPMAPHTSGGVAGFAWADGGMGYSLVGPKAADSLRPLANEIRKQARTI; from the coding sequence ATGAGCAATCGCCCGATCGCGGAAGACGATCTGCACGCCTACGTCGATCGGGCCCTCGAGCCAGAACGCGAGGCCGAGGTCGCTGCCTATCTCGAGGGCCATCCGGATGTCGCAAAGCGCATCGCCGATTATTCCGAGCAGCGTCGCCTGTTGCGTTCGGCGTTGGCGCCGATCGCGGAAGAGCCGCTGCCGCCGCAGCTCAACCTGTCCAGGATCATCGAGAGCCGGCGCCGGCGCCCCTCCTCAATCCGCTGGGCGATCGCGGCGATGCTGATGCTCGCGATCGGCGGCGTCAGTGGATGGGTGATCCGCGGTGAAACGCTGCCACCGGCCGGCGGACTGGCCGCGCTCGCGCAGGAAGCAAGCGATTCCTACCATGTCTACGCTTCCGATCGCAGCCGCCCGGTCGAGCTGCGCGACTCGACCGAGCTCGCCGCGTGGGTCTCGAGCCGGCTGCGTCAGCCGGTCAAGCTGCCGGACCTGTCGCAGTCCGGCTACCGCTTCATGGGCGGTCGCGTGGTGCCGACCGCGCACGGCCCCGCGGCGATGTTCATGTATGACGACGACCATGGCGACCGGCTGGTGATGCTGACGCGCCCGATGGCGACGGATCAGAACGCGCCGATGGCGCCGCATACGAGCGGCGGTGTCGCGGGTTTCGCCTGGGCCGATGGCGGCATGGGCTATAGCCTTGTGGGACCGAAGGCCGCGGACTCCCTGAGACCGCTGGCCAACGAGATCCGCAAGCAGGCGCGGACCATCTAG
- a CDS encoding MFS transporter, which produces MAATEEAGLGFRALVLALLALACGHMLSTLLRTIPAISLDLMARDFGTSPQALASLTSIYHFSFAASQVPVGAAMDRFGVRPVSLSLLAGTVGGTLVSALATGPASFVFGQLLLGVATSGMLMCPMTLAAKQMSAAKFGLWSGLILSIGNIGMLLSASPLAFVVDQFGWRAGFWVSAGFGVAVLFAVFALVPRQPAAHADDSSPLQQMGEVLRLGLSRGLRGLIALSLVSLGASLVLRGLWGGPWLMDVKSLSRIEAGNVLGVFTLAQIIGPICVGMLDRRFGHRRTMVAVAHMLAALLLALMAAGAPHFPVSNLFGVAVMPSQYDLLLLILIGLATSAQPLIFGMTRQLVDAQNTGKALSAVNLAFFLGAALMQSTTAGVAALFGLPAVLLFMAAALLIGTALFLIYTRS; this is translated from the coding sequence GTGGCGGCGACGGAAGAAGCGGGGCTCGGTTTCCGCGCCCTGGTTCTTGCACTCCTGGCATTGGCTTGCGGCCACATGCTGTCGACACTGCTGCGGACCATCCCGGCGATCAGCCTCGATCTGATGGCGCGAGATTTCGGCACTTCGCCGCAGGCGCTCGCAAGCCTCACCTCGATCTATCATTTCTCCTTTGCCGCTTCGCAGGTGCCGGTCGGCGCGGCGATGGATCGCTTTGGCGTGCGTCCGGTGTCGCTGAGCCTGTTGGCCGGAACCGTGGGCGGGACGCTGGTCTCGGCGCTTGCCACAGGTCCGGCAAGCTTTGTGTTCGGGCAACTCCTGCTCGGTGTCGCTACCTCCGGCATGCTGATGTGCCCGATGACGCTGGCGGCCAAGCAGATGTCGGCCGCAAAATTCGGCCTGTGGTCCGGCCTGATCCTGTCGATCGGCAATATCGGCATGCTGCTGTCGGCGAGCCCGCTCGCCTTCGTGGTCGATCAGTTCGGCTGGCGCGCCGGGTTCTGGGTCTCGGCCGGATTCGGCGTCGCGGTGCTGTTCGCGGTATTCGCGCTGGTGCCGCGGCAACCGGCCGCGCATGCCGACGATTCCTCGCCACTGCAGCAGATGGGTGAGGTGCTGCGGCTCGGCCTGTCGCGCGGCCTGCGCGGGCTGATCGCGCTGTCGCTGGTCTCGCTCGGCGCCTCGCTGGTGTTGCGCGGCCTCTGGGGCGGGCCGTGGCTGATGGACGTCAAATCGCTGAGCCGCATCGAGGCCGGCAATGTCCTCGGCGTGTTCACACTGGCGCAGATCATCGGCCCGATCTGCGTCGGCATGCTCGATCGCAGGTTCGGACATCGCCGCACCATGGTGGCGGTCGCGCATATGCTTGCCGCGCTGCTGCTCGCGCTGATGGCAGCCGGAGCGCCGCATTTCCCGGTCTCGAACCTGTTCGGCGTCGCCGTGATGCCGTCGCAATACGACCTTCTGCTGCTGATCCTGATTGGCCTTGCCACCTCGGCGCAACCGCTGATCTTCGGCATGACGCGGCAACTGGTCGATGCCCAGAACACCGGCAAGGCGCTGTCGGCCGTCAACCTCGCCTTCTTCCTCGGCGCCGCGCTGATGCAGTCGACCACCGCCGGCGTCGCGGCGCTGTTCGGCCTGCCCGCCGTGCTGCTGTTCATGGCGGCTGCGCTGCTGATCGGGACCGCGCTGTTCCTGATCTATACGCGAAGCTAG
- a CDS encoding acyl-CoA dehydrogenase family protein translates to MVTTLAKELPQAYEPEHIARALQLADAIAARAPAYDRDASFPFENFADLSREGLLALTVPAALGGVGVGARDAARVLGIIGKADPSTALVLSMHYIQHLVMARSTRWPGRLSRKLAREAVEGVSLINALRVEPELGSPARGGLPATTARRTETGWRLSGKKIYSTGAPILKWYAVWAKTDEAETRVGLFLVPAGLPGTRIEESWDHLGLRASGSHTVIFDDVVFPLDYEIDVRKPDDWAVPDFTQATVHAIFVAAIYDGIARAARDWLVGFLRERVPANLGAPLATLPRMQEVVGGIEARLAVNARLIESFAADFDNGFQLSAIESNIIKLTVTNNSVKAVEDALQLTSNHGLSRTNPLERHYRDVLCGRVHTPQDDSTRISAGRLALGV, encoded by the coding sequence ATGGTGACGACCTTGGCCAAGGAGCTGCCGCAGGCCTACGAGCCCGAGCATATCGCGCGCGCCTTGCAGCTTGCCGACGCGATTGCCGCGCGGGCGCCCGCGTATGACCGCGACGCCAGCTTCCCGTTCGAGAACTTTGCCGATCTCTCGCGCGAGGGCCTGCTGGCCTTGACCGTCCCGGCGGCGCTCGGTGGCGTCGGGGTTGGCGCCCGCGATGCCGCGCGCGTGCTCGGCATCATCGGCAAGGCCGATCCGTCGACCGCGCTGGTGCTGTCGATGCACTACATCCAGCATCTGGTGATGGCGCGCTCTACGCGCTGGCCCGGCCGTCTCTCGCGCAAGCTCGCCAGGGAGGCGGTCGAGGGCGTGTCGCTGATCAACGCGTTGCGGGTCGAGCCGGAGCTCGGCTCGCCTGCGCGCGGCGGCTTGCCGGCGACGACGGCGCGGCGTACCGAGACCGGCTGGCGGCTCTCGGGAAAGAAGATCTATTCGACCGGCGCGCCGATCCTGAAATGGTACGCGGTCTGGGCCAAGACCGATGAGGCCGAGACGCGTGTCGGATTGTTTCTGGTGCCGGCCGGATTGCCGGGTACCCGGATCGAGGAAAGCTGGGATCACCTCGGCCTGCGCGCCAGCGGCAGCCACACCGTGATCTTCGACGACGTCGTGTTTCCGCTGGATTACGAGATCGACGTCCGCAAGCCCGACGACTGGGCGGTTCCGGATTTCACCCAGGCCACCGTGCACGCGATCTTCGTCGCCGCGATCTATGACGGCATCGCCCGCGCCGCCCGCGACTGGCTGGTCGGCTTCCTCAGGGAGCGCGTGCCCGCCAATCTCGGCGCGCCGCTCGCGACCCTGCCGCGCATGCAGGAAGTGGTCGGCGGCATCGAGGCGCGGTTAGCCGTCAATGCCCGGCTGATCGAGAGCTTTGCCGCCGATTTCGATAACGGCTTCCAGCTCTCGGCGATCGAGTCTAACATCATCAAGCTGACGGTGACCAATAATTCCGTCAAAGCGGTGGAGGACGCCTTGCAGCTGACCAGCAATCACGGTCTGTCGCGAACCAATCCGCTGGAGCGGCATTATCGCGACGTGCTGTGCGGCCGCGTCCACACCCCGCAAGACGATTCCACCCGTATCTCCGCCGGACGTCTGGCGCTGGGCGTCTGA
- a CDS encoding hydantoinase B/oxoprolinase family protein, with protein MSPRIDPITRSVVQHRLTSIVREMGEAMLRTSYSQILNSSRDFSLGICDTSGRLIAQADHIPVHVGALPWATLAVEERFKDVAPGDVILLNDPYQGGSHLPDLTAFVPVFDGGKRLLWTIVRAHQSDIGGATHGAYNPAATEIYQEGIRIPPIKLYEAGKPREDLLDLLALNIRNPREFRGDLAAMLGAAHLGERRVSKLFSEFGAETVEAAIEAILDATEQQTRAVVSTWKDGVFHGEALLDDDGHGRTDIKIAAKVTKKGSDIEVDLTGSDPQSTSFVNSSHANMQAAVAMAFAYLIDADIPKNTGALRPLKVVAKQGTIVWADPGRPVTLCTSHPSNEIVEAIIKAMSASCPDRVMGGWGRRFRIAIQGEDPRNGRNFIWHMFQARPGGGASPGGDGYSSIGEWHSVGGLKFGSIEVAEVRFPLYFRQHEFRPNSGGDGQHRGGLGVALDMMLETAKPAKGNTAGDGARHGPCGMLGGKDGEPHHYRLLSEGRAPRVLKTKEVGIELRPGDCLEVRSSGGGGWGPPEKRSAEARSRDVAQGLVSKAV; from the coding sequence ATGTCCCCCAGGATCGATCCGATCACCCGTTCCGTCGTCCAGCATCGCCTGACGTCGATCGTGCGGGAAATGGGCGAAGCCATGCTTCGCACCTCCTATTCGCAAATCCTCAACTCCAGCCGCGATTTTTCGCTCGGCATCTGCGACACAAGCGGACGGCTGATCGCGCAGGCCGATCACATCCCGGTCCATGTCGGCGCGCTGCCTTGGGCAACACTGGCGGTCGAGGAGCGGTTCAAGGATGTTGCGCCGGGCGACGTCATCCTGCTCAACGATCCCTATCAGGGTGGCAGCCATCTGCCTGACCTGACCGCGTTCGTGCCTGTGTTCGACGGCGGCAAGCGGCTGCTCTGGACCATCGTGCGCGCACATCAGAGCGACATCGGCGGCGCCACCCACGGCGCCTACAATCCCGCCGCCACCGAGATCTATCAGGAAGGCATCCGCATTCCGCCGATTAAATTGTATGAAGCGGGCAAGCCGCGCGAAGACCTGCTCGACCTGTTGGCGCTGAACATCCGCAACCCCCGGGAATTCCGCGGCGACCTCGCGGCGATGCTTGGCGCCGCGCATCTCGGCGAGCGGCGGGTGTCGAAATTATTCAGCGAGTTCGGCGCCGAGACCGTCGAGGCCGCGATCGAGGCGATTCTCGACGCCACCGAGCAGCAGACCCGCGCCGTGGTCTCGACCTGGAAGGACGGTGTGTTCCATGGCGAGGCGCTGCTCGATGATGACGGCCACGGCCGCACCGACATCAAGATCGCGGCCAAGGTGACCAAGAAGGGCAGTGACATCGAGGTCGATCTCACTGGCTCCGATCCGCAGTCGACCAGTTTTGTCAATTCATCGCATGCCAACATGCAGGCCGCGGTCGCGATGGCATTCGCCTATCTGATCGACGCCGACATCCCGAAGAACACCGGCGCGCTGCGGCCGCTGAAGGTGGTGGCCAAGCAAGGCACCATCGTCTGGGCCGATCCCGGCCGCCCCGTGACGCTGTGCACCAGCCATCCCTCCAACGAGATCGTCGAAGCGATCATCAAGGCGATGTCGGCATCGTGCCCGGATCGCGTGATGGGCGGCTGGGGCCGTCGCTTCCGCATCGCGATCCAGGGCGAGGACCCGCGCAACGGCCGCAACTTCATCTGGCACATGTTCCAGGCGCGGCCCGGCGGCGGCGCCTCGCCGGGAGGTGATGGCTATTCGTCGATCGGCGAATGGCACTCGGTCGGCGGGCTCAAATTCGGCAGCATCGAGGTCGCCGAGGTGCGCTTTCCCCTGTATTTCCGCCAGCATGAATTCCGCCCGAATTCCGGCGGCGATGGCCAGCATCGCGGCGGCCTCGGCGTCGCGCTCGACATGATGCTGGAGACGGCGAAGCCGGCGAAAGGCAACACCGCCGGCGACGGCGCGCGGCACGGCCCCTGCGGCATGCTCGGCGGAAAAGATGGCGAGCCGCATCACTATCGGCTGCTGTCGGAAGGCCGCGCGCCGCGGGTGCTGAAGACCAAGGAGGTCGGCATCGAGCTCCGCCCCGGCGACTGCCTGGAAGTTCGTTCTTCCGGCGGCGGCGGCTGGGGACCGCCTGAGAAACGTTCCGCGGAGGCGCGCTCGCGCGACGTAGCGCAGGGTCTGGTTTCGAAAGCGGTATAG